The nucleotide sequence TTGCTGACGATTCTGGGTGGCGAATACCTGATCACCGAATATCAGGGTGTGGTCGGAATCGCGGCCGGTAGCGTGTCGATTCTGTTCAGCATCGTGCTGACTTTCTTCGAGGCATTCGTCCAGATTCTCCAGGCTTACGTTTTCGTCCTGCTCTCCGCCATCTACATCGGCGGCGCTCTCTCCCACGAGCACTGAGCTTCACTTAAAGAGGAAAGGAAGAAAGATGGAAGGCTCGCTCAACATGGTCGGTCTCGGCCTCGCGGCCATCGGCCCGGGCGTCGGCATCGGTCTGATCTTTGCTGCCTACATCAACGGCGTGGCCCGCCAGCCGGAGGCGCGCAGCGTTCTCCAGGGCATCGCGATCCTCGGCTTCGCGCTCGCCGAGGCGCTGTTCATCATCGCCATCGGCCTCGCGTTCGCCATCTGATCATGGCCCTCTCGATGGCACCGATCGCGGTGATGGCGGCGGAGGACGGTCCCGATCCGCTGATGCCGCACATGTCCGAGCTGATCGTCGGTCTGGTCGCCTTCGCCCTGCTGTTCTTCTTCCTTCGCGCGAAGGTCTACCCGATCTTCGAGAAGACCTACGCGGATCGCGCCGCCGCCATCCAGGGCGGCGCCAGGAAGGCCGAGGAGGCGCAGGCCGAGGCCCAGCGCCTGCTCGAGGAGTACCGCGCCCAGCTGGCCGACGCCCGCAGCGAGGCGGCTCGCATCCGCGAGGACGCCAAGCAGCAGGGGGCGGCCATCGTCGCGCAGGCGCGCGACGACGCCGAGACCGAGGCCAAGCGGGTCGCCGCACGGGCCGAGGCGCAGCTGCAGGCCGAGCGCGAGCAGGTCCTGCGCGAGCTGCGCGGCGAGGTCGGCACGCTGGCGACCACGCTGGCCGGCAAGGTGGTCGGCGAGTCGCTGCAGGACGACGACCGGTCCCGCCGCGTCGTCGAGCGGTTCCTGGCCGACCTCGAGACCGCTCAGGCCTCCGACGCGGCGACGCCCGCCCCAGGGGACTCGTGAGCATGCCTGACACCAACCAGCCCGAGCTCCGGCCGCGGTTCGAGAGCATCGTCGACCAGGCTGCCGGTCGCGCACCGGCGGTCGGCGACGCTCTGTTCTCGTTCGCGAACCTGCTCGACTCCCGTCCGTCGGTGCGCCGCGCGCTCACCGACACCGGCCGGACGCCCGACGATCGCGAGACGCTCGTGCGCCGGCTGGCCGGCGACCGCATCGAGCCGGCCGCGACGGACGTGCTCGCCGCGGCGGTGCGTGAGCGCTGGGCGAAGCCGGGCGACCTCACCTCCTCGATCGAGGAGTTCGGTCTCCAGGCGGTGCTGATGGCCGCCCGGTCGGCCGGCCGCCTCGACGCGGTCGAGGAAGAGATCTTCCGGTTCGGGCTGGTCGTCCGTGGCAACCGCGACCTGCGCTCGGCACTGATCGACCGTGCCGCTCCCGCCGACGCACGGCGGCAGTTGGTGCGGACGCTGCTGAACGACAAGGCGGCACCGGAGACCGTCGCGCTGGTGGAGCACGCCGTCCTCGACCGCCGGGCACGTAGCCTGGAAGCGGAGCTCGCTCGCGTCGCGGAGTTCGCCGCGCGGCTGCGCGAGCGCCGGGTGGCCGTGGTGCACGTCGCCGCGCCGCTCGCCGTCGAGCACCGCGAACGGCTGGAGCGAGCGCTGGCGGTCCGCGCCGGCGGGCCGGTCCTGCTGAACGTCGTCGTCGAGCCTGACGTCGTCGGCGGCATCAGGGTCGAGCTCGGTGACGAGGTCGTCGACGGCACCGTCACCAGCCGCCTGGACGCCGCCCGCCGTCAGCTGGTCGTCGGCTGACCGGCACCCACCCAGACCTGAGACCACCGTTCGATGAGCGAAGAGAGCAGGAGCAACCGATGGCGGAGCTGACAATCCGTCCCGAGGAGATTCGCGAGGCGCTCGACGCCTTCGTCGAGTCCTACCAGCCGGCGGCCGCCGTCCGCGAAGAGGTCGGCCACGTCACCATCGCCGGCGACGGCATTGCCCGTGTCGAGGGCCTGCCCTCGGCCATGGCCAACGAGCTGCTGGAGTTCGAGGACGGGACCCTCGGACTGGCTCTGAACCTCGACGTACGCGAGATCGGTGTCGTCGTGCTCGGCGACTACTCCGGCATCGAGGAGGGCCAGACGGTCCGTCGCACCGGCGAGGTGCTGTCGGTACCGGTCGGTGACGCCTTCCTCGGCCGCGTGGTCGATCCGCTGGGCGCACCGCTCGACGGTCTGGGCGAGGTCAAGGCCGAGACCCGCCGCGCGCTGGAGCTGCAGGCTCCCTCCGTCGTGCAACGGCAGAAGGTCGCCGAGCCGCTGCAGACCGGCATCAAGGCCATCGACGCCATGACCCCGATCGGCCGCGGCCAGCGCCAGCTGATCATCGGTGACCGGCAGACCGGCAAGACCACGGTCGCCGTCGACACCATCCTGAACCAGCTGGAGAACTGGAAGAGCGGCGACAAGAAGAAGCAGGTCCGCTGCATCTACGTCGCCACCGGCCAGAAGGGCTCCACGATCGCCGGCATCCGGCAGCAACTGGACGAGGCCGGCGCGCTGGAGTACACCACCATCGTCGCCTCGCCGGCGTCCGACGCCGCGGGCTTCAAGTACCTGTCGCCCTACACCGGCTCGGCCATCGGCCAGCACTGGATGTACCAGGGCTACCACGTCCTCATCGTCTTCGACGACCTGTCGAAGCAGGCCGAGGCGTACCGCGCGGTGTCGCTGCTACTGCGCCGCCCGCCGGGCCGCGAGGCGTACCCCGGCGACGTCTTCTACCTGCACTCGCGGCTGCTCGAGCGCTGCGCGAAGCTCTCCGACGACCTCGGCGGCGGCTCCATGACCGGCCTGCCGATCATCGAGACCAAGGCCAACGACGTCTCGGCGTTCATCCCGACCAACGTCATCTCCATCACCGACGGCCAGTGCTTCCTCGAGTCGGACCTGTTCCACTCGGGTGTGCGCCCGGCCATCAACGTCGGCATCTCGGTCTCCCGCGTCGGTGGCGACGCGCAGATCAAGGCGATGAAGAGCGTCGCCGGCACGCTGCGCCTCGACCTCGCCCAGTACAACGAGCTCAAGGCGTTCGCGGCGTTCGCATCCGACCTCGACCCCACCAGCAAGGCGCAGCTGAACCGCGGCGAGCGGCTCACCGAGCTGCTCAAGCAGCCGCAGTCGGCGCCGTTGTCGGTCGGCCGCGAGGTCGTCTCGATCTGGTCGGGCACCACCGGCAAGCTCGACGACGTCCCGGTCGAGGACATCCGCCGGTTCGAGGGCGAGTTCCTCGACACCGTCGCGCGCGAGCAGACCGCCGTCCTCGAGAACATCGAGTCCAGCGGGAAGCTGTCCGACGACGACGTCAAGACGCTCGAGCAGGCGATCGACGACTTCAAGCAGAACTACGTCACCGTCTCGGGCCAGCCGCTGATCAAGGACGAGCCGGTCGACGCCCTCGGCGAGGGCGAGGAGGACCTCACGGTGCTGCGCCGGCGCAAGCGCGACGCGCAGGGCATCCAGGAGGCCGCTCGTCCCGACGCGGGCGAGTGAGCGTGGCCGTCATGTCGTACCGAGGCTTTGAAGGGAGGTCGCACGCGTAATGGGAGCTCAAATTCGCGAGCTGCGGCGGCGCATCCGCTCCGTCGAGTCGATCAAGAAGATCACCCGCGCCCAGGAGCTCATCGCGACCTCCCGGATCGCGCGGGCCCAGCAGTACGCCGAGGCCGCGCGTCCGTACAGCCAGGCACTGGTGCGAGCCATGGAGGCGGCCGCCGAGCGCGCCCGCCTCGACAACCCGCTGCTCGAGGGCGTCGAGCAGGCGCGCCGTTCGGCCATCCTCGTCGTCAGCAGCGACGGCGGCTTCGCCGGCGCCTACTCCGCCAACGTCATCCGGCAGAGCGAGGCGCTGGCCGGGCTGCTGCGCGACCAGGGCCAGGAGACCGTGCCCTACGTCGTCGGCCGCAAGGGCGTCAGCTGGTTCACGTTCCGCGGCCGCGAGCTCGGCGGGCAGTACGTGGGCTTCACCGGCCGGCCGTCCTACGCCGACGCGCGGCGCATCGCCGACGACCTCCTCGAGGCCATCAACACGCCCACCGACGAGGGCGGCGTCGACGAGATCCACATCGTCTCGACGCACTTCGTCAACATGGTCACGCAGCAGGTCCGGGCCCGCCGGCTCTTCCCGATCATGGTCGAGGACGTGCCCGAGGAACTGCACCAGGCCGAGGCCGGCGCGGTCCGCTCGGACGACGACGACGGCCGGCAGGCCGGCGCGGCCGGCTCGGGCGGCGCGGCGAGCACCCGGCCGGCCCGCACCGACGTGCTGCCGCTGTACGAGTTCGAGCCGTCGGCCGACGAGGTGCTCGACGCGCTGCTGCCGCAGTACGCCGGCAACCTCGTCTACACCGCCCTGCTCGACGCCGCGGCGTCGGAGTGGGCGGCCCGGCGCCGGGCCATGAAGAACGCCACGGACAACGCCGGTGAGCTGCAGGAGACGCTCACCCGGCAGTCCAACTCGGCTCGCCAGGCCGAGATCACCCAGGAGATCAGCGAGATCGTCGGCGGCGCGGACGCGCTGGCGGCCGCAGGGAGCGAGTAGGACCTCATGACTGCCACCATCGAAACCCCAGCAGAGACCACCGCTGCTACAGGCCGGGTGGTCCGGGTCATCGGACCTGTCGTCGACGTCGAGTTCGGCGGCGGCCACATGCCCGGCATCTACAACGCCCTCGAGGTCGACGTGAAGCTGGCCGACGAGGCCGGCGGCGACCGCACGCTCACCCTCGAGGTCGAGCAGCACATCGGCGACGGCCTGGTGAAGGCCATCTCGATGCAGCCCACCGACGGCCTGGTCCGCGGCGCGGTCGTCCGCGACACCGGCAAGGGCATCTCGGTGCCGGTCGGCGACGGCGTCAAGGGCCACGTGTTCAACGCCCTCGGCAAGCCGCTCGACGTCGACGAGTCGCAGATCGAGGTCAGCGAGCGCTGGGAGATCCACCGCGACCCGCCGCCGTTCGCCGACCTCGAGGGCAGCACCCAGATGCTCGAGACCGGCATCAAGGTGCTCGACCTCCTGAGCCCGTACATCCAGGGTGGGAAGATCGGCCTGTTCGGTGGTGCCGGTGTCGGCAAGACGGTGCTCATCCAGGAGATGATCACCCGTGTCGCGCGGAACTTCGGTGGCACCTCGGTGTTCGCCGGCGTCGGCGAGCGCACCCGCGAGGGTAACGACCTCTGGGTCGAGATGGGCGAGGCCAACGTCCTCAAGGACACCGCGCTGGTGTTCGGGCAGATGGACGAGCCGCCGGGCACCCGCATGCGGGTCGCGCTGTCGGCGCTGACCATGGCCGAGTACTTCCGCGACGTCCAGAAGCAGGACGTGCTGCTGTTCATCGACAACATCTTCCGGTTCACCCAGGCCGGCTCCGAGGTCTCCACGCTGCTGGGCCGCATGCCGTCGGCCGTCGGTTACCAGCCGACGCTGGCCGACGAGATGGGCGAGCTGCAGGAGCGCATCACCTCGACGCGTGGTCACTCCATCACGTCGATGCAGGCCATCTACGTCCCGGCCGACGACATCACCGACCCGGCGCCGCACACCGCGTTCGCGCACCTCGACGCCCGGACGGTCCTCTCGCGGCCCATCTCGCAGCTGGGCATCTACCCGGCGGTCGACCCGCTCGACTCCTCGAGCCGGATCCTCGACGCCGCGTACCTCGGCGAGGACCACTACCGCATCGCCACCCGGGTGAAGGAGATCCTGCAGAAGTACAAGGAGCTGCAGGACATCATCGCCATCCTCGGTGTCGACGAGCTGACCGAGGAGGACCGTGTCACCGTCAACCGGGCGCGGCGCCTGCAGCGGTTCCTGTCGCAGAACATGTTCGTGGCCGAGTCGTTCACCGGCCAGCCGGGCGTGTTCGTCCCGCTGTCGGAGTCGCTCGAGTCGTTCGACGCCATCACCAAGGGCGAGTACGACCACCTGCCCGAGCAGGCGTTCAGCTACGTCGGCAACATCGAGGACGCCGAGAAGAAGGCGCGCGAGCTCGCCTCCTGAGGCTGACATCGGTGACCGGCAGGGGGCCGTCTCCACGCGAGGCAGCTCCCTGCCGATCACGAGAAAGGGAAGATCGTGGCCGAAGATCTGAACGTCGAGGTGGTCGCCGCCGACCGCAAGGTGTGGTCCGGCGAGGCCTCGATCGTCATCGCGCGCACGCCTGAGGGCGAGATCGGCATCATGTCCGGTCACGAGCCCGTGCTCGGCCTGCTGGTGGCCGGCCCGGTGACGGTGCGCTCGACCGGCGGCGAGGCGGTCGTGGTGGCGGTGTCCGGCGGGTTCCTGTCGGTCTCCGAGAACACCATCGCGATTCTGGCCGAACAGGCGGAGCTGGCCGACGAGATCGACGTCGCCGCTGCTCAGGCCGAGCTCGCGGAGCTGGGCGAGGACGGTGACGGCGCGAGCCGATGGGCCCAGGCCAGGCTCGACGTCGCGGCGAGCCGGTAGATCTGAGAGCATCGGTATCACGCTCGGGGGAGGTGATCGGTGGCGCTGGTGTCGTGGACCCTGCTGGTGCTGGGTGCGCTCGCGCTCGCCGCTGTGCTGGTCCTCCTCGCGCTGTACGTCCGCCGGGGCATCCTGCAGCGTGACGGCGGCTTCGACATGTGCGTGCGCGGCGACAGCCACGACGGCTGGTCCGGCGGCTGGGCGTTCGGCATCGGGCGCTACCGCGAGGACACCCTCGAGTGGTTCCGCACGTTCAGCTTCACCACGTGGCCCAAGCGGTCGTTCCGGCGCCACCAGCTGGTCGTCGAGAGCCGTCGTCAGCCCGACGCCGAGGAGAGCTACGAGCTGCCGGCCGCCCACGTCGTGCTGGTCTGCCGCTCCAGCGGCTCCACCGTCGAGGTGTCCATGACCGAGGCCGCGGCCACCGCGTTCGTCACCTGGCTGGAGGCGGCGCCGCCCGGGGGTCAGTTCGTCGGTTGACGCCTTCGGGGCGTACCGTTCATCGGAACGGCGGAAGGGTACAGCGGGCGTGGAGAGATTTCGGGTCACCGGGGGGAGCTCCCTGCGGGGTGAGGTCCGGGTCAGCGGCGCGAAGAACAGCGCACTCAAGTTGATGGCGGCGGCACTGCTGGCCGAGGGACGCACCGTGCTGCACGACGTCCCCACCATCACCGACGTCGACTACATGGGCGAGCTGCTGCGCCAACTCGGCGCCGACGTCCACCGCGAGGGCGGCACCGTCGCCATCGACGTCCCGGCGAAGATCGACCACGAGGCGCCGTACCACCTGGTGCGCCGGCTGCGCGCGTCCATCTGCGTGCTCGGCCCGCTGGTGGCCCGGTGCGGCGCGGCGAACGTGGCGCTGCCCGGCGGCGACGCCATCGGCTCACGCGGCCTCGACATGCACATGTCCGGGCTGGAGAAGCTGGGCGCGCAGGTCGAGATCGAGCACGGGTTCGTGGTGGCCCGGGCGCCGCAGGGGCTGCACGGCACCAGCATCTGGCTCGACTTCCCCAGCGTCGGCGCCACCGAGAACATCCTCATGGCCGCGGTGCTGGCCAAGGGCACGACGGTCATCGACAACGTCGCCCGCGAGCCCGAGATCGTCGACATCTGCCGCATGCTCGGCGACATGGGCGCCAAGATCGACGGCGCCGGCACGTCGACGCTGCGGGTCGAGGGCGTCGACTCGATGAACCCGACCGAGCACACCACCATCCCCGACCGCATCGTCACCGGCACCTGGGGCGTCGCCGCCGTCATGACCCGCGGCGACATCACCATCCGCAACGGCCGGGCCGAGCACCTCGAGATCGTGCTGGACAAGCTGGCCGCGGCCGGTGCGGTCATCGAGTCCGGGCGCGACGGGCTACGGGTGGGGATGTCCGGCCGGCCGCGCGCCATCGACGTCGTCACGCTCCCGTACCCGGGCTTCCCGACCGACCTGCAGCCGATGATCGTCGCGCTCGACGCGGTGGCCGACGGCACCGCGATGATCACCGAGAACGTGTACGAGGCCCGGTTCATGTTCGTCAACGAGCTGGTCCGCCTGGGCGCCGAGGTCCGCATCGACGGCCACCACGCCGTCGTGCGCGGCCGGCCCGGGCTGTCCGGCGCGCCGGTCGTCGCCACCGACATCCGCGCCGGCGCCGGCCTCGTGCTGGCCGGCCTGCTGGCCGAGGGCGAGACGCTGGTGTCCGCCGTCCACCACATCGACCGCGGCTACCCCGACTTCGTCGGGCAGCTGCAGTCACTGGGCGCCGACGTGGTCCGTGAGCCCGACCCGGACCACTTCGATGACTGACGAGGCGGAGGCGCCGGCGAGCGCCGGGGACAGGCTGCGCGGCTGGGTGACGCCGGGTCGCGTCGGGCTGGCCGCTTACCTGGTCGCGCTGCTGGTCTACTGCGCCGTCGAGGGCATCCCGATGGACCGCGTCGGGCAGACCGGCTGGATCATCGCCGGGATGATCGCGGTCAAGATCGGCCGGCCCTGGCGCGAGCACCTGCGCACCTTCCTCGACTGGCTGCCGCTGCTGGCCGCGCTGATCCTCTACGACCACACCCGCGGCATCGCCGACACCCTGGGCATGCCGCTGCAGGTGGGCGGGGTCGTCGACGTCGAACGATGGCTGTTCGGCGGCACCGTCCCGACGGTGTGGCTGCAGGAGCAGCTGTTCGAGTCGACCGTGCGCTGGTGGGACGTCGGCGCGGCGCTGATCTACTTCAGCCACTTCGTCGTGCCGTGGGTGCTGGCGGCGGCGTTCTACATGTGGTCGCGGCCGCTGTGGGTGTCCTACATCCGGCGGGTGCTGCTGCTGACGTACGCCGGCCTGCTCACGTACGTGCTGCTGCCGGCCGCGCCGCCGTGGTACGCGTCGGCCCGCACCGGCGACATCGCCGAGCCCGTCTATCGGCTGGTCGGCCGCGGCTGGAACGAGCTGGGCCTGCGCAGCGCCAACGCCTGGCTGTCCGACGCCCAGGGCGGCGCCAACGAGGTGGCGGCGCTGCCGTCGCTGCACGCCGGGTTCGCGATGCTGGTCGCGGTGACGCTGTGGCCGCTGGCGCGACGCTGGTGGCTGCGGGTGCTCGTCATGGCGTACCCGCTGGCGATGGCGTTCACCTTGGTCTACGGCGGCGAGCACTACGTCGTCGACGTCCTGCTCGGCTGGCTGTACGTCGCTGCCGTCATCGGCATCGCGCACCTGTGGGAGCGCTGGCGCCGGCAGCGGCTCGAGCCCGTGGCGGCCACGCTGTCGGCCGGCACGCCGGCGCCGGTCGAGCCGGCGCTGCGCACCGAGCCGAGCGTCGCCACGGAACCGAACGAACGAGCGGGAAGGCAGTGAGCATGGCACGCAGTGTGGCCGTCGTCGGAGCCGGCCTGATGGGATCGGGCATCGCCCAGGTGGCGGCGACCGGCGGCTGGGACGTCGTGCTGCGCGACCTCGACGAGTCCGCCGTCGCGCGGGGACGCCAGGCGATCGAGGCGAGCACGGCGAAGTTCGTCGAGAAGGGCCGGCTGTCCGAGGCCGACCGCGACGCCGCCCTCGCCCGCATCAGCACGACGACCGACCTCGGCGCCGTCGCCGACGCCGACATCGTCGTCGAGGCGGTGTTCGAGAGCGTCGACGTGAAGCGCGAGCTGTTCGCCGAGCTGGACCGGCTGTGCCGCGACGGCGCCGTCCTGGCCACCAACACCAGCGCCATCCCGATCACCAAGATCGCCGGCGCCACGCAGCGGCCCGAGGCGGTCGTCGGCACCCACTTCTTCTCGCCGGTGCCGATGATGGCGCTGTGCGAGCTGGTCCGCGGCCTGCACACGTCCGACGCCACGCTGGCGGCGGCCCGCGAGTTCGCCGAGTCGGCCGGCAAGACCTGCATCGTCGTCAACCGCGACGTCGCCGGCTTCGTCACCACGCGGCTGATCAGCGCGATCGTCGTCGAGGCGGTGAAGCTCTACGAGTCCGGCGTCGCGTCGGCCGAAGACATCGACACCGCCTGCAAGCTCGGCTTCGGCCACGCCATGGGCCCGCTCGCCACCACCGACCTCACCGGCGTCGACGTCCTGCACCACGCCACGTCGAACATCTGGGACGAGACCGCCGACCCCAAGTTCTTCCCGCCCGAACTGCTCCGGCGCATGGTCGACGCCGGCGAGCACGGCCGCAAGACCGGCCGCGGCTTCTACTCGTACTGACGCCGCCACGCGCTGTTCGTGCGGCGGCCGGCCGGCTCGATCGCGGTGCCGGTGCCGCTGACGCGACGGGAGCGGCGGATCGGGGTGCCGTTGGCGATCAGCTCGCGCCGGCGCGGCAGCAGCAGGCGCGTCGTCACCAGCTTGGCGCGGTCGCGGCGGCGGCGGGCCCGCTCGCGCCGGGCGAGGTCGGCGGCGCCGATCAGGCCGGCGTCGTTGCCCAGCGCCGCCCGGACGACCTTCGCCTCGGGCCGGAAGCCGCGCCCCGTCAACGTCCGGCGGAACGTCGTCCGGGCCGGATCCAGCAGCAGGTCGCCGACGTCGGAGACGCCGCCGCCGATGACGAACAGGCCGGGGTCGAACGCGGCGGCCAGGTTGGCCAGCCCGACACCGAGCCAGTGGCCGATGTCCTCGAGCAGCTCCAGCGCGGCCGGGTCGCCCTGGGCGGCCAGCTCGCTGATCATCGGGCCGGTGATGCGCGACGGGTCGCCCTCGCACGTCTCGGCGATGCGGTAGGCGACGGGGGAGCCGTTGGCGACCAGCTCGCGTGCCTCGCGGACCAGCACGTTGCCGCTGGCGTACTGCTCCCAGCAGCCGCGGTTGCCGCACTCGCACCGGTGCCCGCCCGGCACGACGATCATGTGCCCGAACTCGCCGGCGACGCCGAACCGGCCACGGTGCAGGACGCCGTCGAGGACGACGCCGCCGCCGATGCCCGTGCCGAGGTTGACGCAGACGACGTGCGACTCGCCCTGGGCGGCGCCGAACCGGCACTCGGCCCACAGCGCGGCGTTGGCGTCGTTGTCGACCACCACGGGCAGCCCGATGCGTTGCTGGACGGCGTCGCGCAGCGGCTCGTTGCGCCAGGCGAGGTGCGGGGCGAACAGCACGGAGGACTGGGTGCCGTCGACGAAGCCGGCGGCGCCGATGCCGACCGCGAGGACGTGATGGCGGGCGCCGAGTTCGGCGACGACGTCGGCGATGGTGTCCTCGACGACGCGCGGGCTCTTGCTCTTACTCGGCGTCTCGCGGCGGGTGCGCTCGATGATCGTGCCCTCGGGGTCGACGACGCCGGCGGCGACCTTGGTGCCGCCGATGTCGATGCCGATGGTGGGCCGCAGCGCCAGCCGGGACACCCGTGTCCGGGTTGGAGACATGCCCACAGTATGGCCGGGCGTGGTCAACCGGCCGGTCAAGGGGCCGGGGACGACCCCGGCGGGGCCAGGATGCCCAGCGCGTACGCCGTCGTCACGGCGGCCGTGCGGTCGTCGACGCCGAGCTTGGCGAACACCCGCAGCAGGTGCGTCTTCACCGTCGCCTCGCCGATGTGCAGGGCCCGGCCGACGTCGGCGTTGGACAGCCCGGTCGCGACCGCGGCCAGCACCTCGCGCTCGCGCGGCGTCAGCGGCGGCACCGACGGCGCCCGCAGCCGGTGCACCAGCCGCGCGGCCACCGGCGGTGCCAGGATCGTCTCGCCGCGGTGCGCGGCGCGGACGGCGGCGGCGAGGTCGACCCGCGGGGTGTCCTTGAGCAGGTAGCCGGTGGCGCCCGCCTCGACCGCGCGGACGATGTCGGAGTCGGTGTCGTAGGTCGTCAGCACCAGGATCCGGATGCTCGGTAGCTCGGCCAGGATGCGCGCCGTCGCCTCGGCGCCGTCCAGCCGCGGCATCCGCAGGTCCATCAGGATGACGTCGGGACGCAACCGGCGCGCCATGACCAGCGCCTCCTCGCCGTCGCCGGCCTCGCCGACCACCTCGAGGTCGTCCTCGGCGCCGAGCATGCCGGCCAGTCCCGTCCGCACCACCGGGTGGTCGTCGACCAGCAGCAGCCGCAACGTCGTCACGGCCGCCCACGTTACCCTGACGTCGTGCCCGAGAAGCCGGAGCCGGCGCGCGCCGATCCGATCGCTGGTGACCTGGTCACCGAGACCTTCGACTACGACGGCGGGCGGCAGGTCACCGTGTACGTGCCGCCGGATCCGCCCGAAGCCGTCGTGTACGCCGGCGACGGTCAGCTGATCTCGCAGTGGGGCGGACACCTCGAGGCGGCCGACGTGCCGCCCACCATGATCGTCGGTGCCCACCGGACGGACGACCCGGACGAGATGATCCGGATCGCCGAGTACTCACCGTCCTTCGACGAGGAACGGTTCGCGGCACACGAGCGGTTCTTCGTCGAGGAGGTCCGCGGCTGGGTACGGTCACGGTTCGGCCTCGCCCCGCCCGCCGAACGCACCGCGGTGTGCGGCGTGTCGGCCAGTGGTGAGCTGGCCCTCGCCATGGGGCTTCGCCACCCGGATGTCTACGGCGCGGTCTTCTGCGCATCGCCGGGCGGCGGCTTCCGCCCGCCTGCCGTGCTGCCGAGCCCGCTGCCGGCCACGTACCTCGTCGCCGGGA is from Jiangella alkaliphila and encodes:
- a CDS encoding ROK family glucokinase yields the protein MSPTRTRVSRLALRPTIGIDIGGTKVAAGVVDPEGTIIERTRRETPSKSKSPRVVEDTIADVVAELGARHHVLAVGIGAAGFVDGTQSSVLFAPHLAWRNEPLRDAVQQRIGLPVVVDNDANAALWAECRFGAAQGESHVVCVNLGTGIGGGVVLDGVLHRGRFGVAGEFGHMIVVPGGHRCECGNRGCWEQYASGNVLVREARELVANGSPVAYRIAETCEGDPSRITGPMISELAAQGDPAALELLEDIGHWLGVGLANLAAAFDPGLFVIGGGVSDVGDLLLDPARTTFRRTLTGRGFRPEAKVVRAALGNDAGLIGAADLARRERARRRRDRAKLVTTRLLLPRRRELIANGTPIRRSRRVSGTGTAIEPAGRRTNSAWRRQYE
- a CDS encoding alpha/beta hydrolase; this translates as MPEKPEPARADPIAGDLVTETFDYDGGRQVTVYVPPDPPEAVVYAGDGQLISQWGGHLEAADVPPTMIVGAHRTDDPDEMIRIAEYSPSFDEERFAAHERFFVEEVRGWVRSRFGLAPPAERTAVCGVSASGELALAMGLRHPDVYGAVFCASPGGGFRPPAVLPSPLPATYLVAGTLEPWFLENATRWADALRDAGADVVMAERAGDHGDPFWQAEFPLMVSWAFQR
- a CDS encoding response regulator, producing the protein MTTLRLLLVDDHPVVRTGLAGMLGAEDDLEVVGEAGDGEEALVMARRLRPDVILMDLRMPRLDGAEATARILAELPSIRILVLTTYDTDSDIVRAVEAGATGYLLKDTPRVDLAAAVRAAHRGETILAPPVAARLVHRLRAPSVPPLTPREREVLAAVATGLSNADVGRALHIGEATVKTHLLRVFAKLGVDDRTAAVTTAYALGILAPPGSSPAP
- a CDS encoding phosphatase PAP2 family protein translates to MTDEAEAPASAGDRLRGWVTPGRVGLAAYLVALLVYCAVEGIPMDRVGQTGWIIAGMIAVKIGRPWREHLRTFLDWLPLLAALILYDHTRGIADTLGMPLQVGGVVDVERWLFGGTVPTVWLQEQLFESTVRWWDVGAALIYFSHFVVPWVLAAAFYMWSRPLWVSYIRRVLLLTYAGLLTYVLLPAAPPWYASARTGDIAEPVYRLVGRGWNELGLRSANAWLSDAQGGANEVAALPSLHAGFAMLVAVTLWPLARRWWLRVLVMAYPLAMAFTLVYGGEHYVVDVLLGWLYVAAVIGIAHLWERWRRQRLEPVAATLSAGTPAPVEPALRTEPSVATEPNERAGRQ
- a CDS encoding 3-hydroxyacyl-CoA dehydrogenase family protein, encoding MARSVAVVGAGLMGSGIAQVAATGGWDVVLRDLDESAVARGRQAIEASTAKFVEKGRLSEADRDAALARISTTTDLGAVADADIVVEAVFESVDVKRELFAELDRLCRDGAVLATNTSAIPITKIAGATQRPEAVVGTHFFSPVPMMALCELVRGLHTSDATLAAAREFAESAGKTCIVVNRDVAGFVTTRLISAIVVEAVKLYESGVASAEDIDTACKLGFGHAMGPLATTDLTGVDVLHHATSNIWDETADPKFFPPELLRRMVDAGEHGRKTGRGFYSY